The following coding sequences lie in one Spodoptera frugiperda isolate SF20-4 chromosome 24, AGI-APGP_CSIRO_Sfru_2.0, whole genome shotgun sequence genomic window:
- the LOC118278811 gene encoding cyclin-dependent kinase 9 produces the protein MQGVSAPREPTQPVMSTSSTILNMREKEKYIEDFDFPFCDESSKYEKVAKIGQGTFGEVFKARARNSNKKFVAMKKVLMDNEKEGFPITALREIKILQLLKHENVVNLIEICRTKATLHNKYRSTFYLVFDFCEHDLAGLLSNVNVKFSLGEIKKVMQQLLNGLYYIHSNKILHRDMKAANVLITKNGILKLADFGLARAFSLAKSGQVNKYTNRVVTLWYRPPELLLGDRNYGPPVDMWGAGCIMAEMWTRSPIMQGPTEQQQLILISQLCGSCTPDVWPGVENLDLYNKMELPKGQKRKVKERLKPYVKDPYGCDLLDKLLQLDPAKRYDADTALNHDFFWTDPMPCDLANMLAQHTQSMFEYLAPPRRPGHLRHHHHVAGAQAKPTQPVQDSGYQDRVF, from the exons ATGCAAGGCGTTAGCGCTCCGCGGGAGCCTACGCAACCCGTGATGAGCACTAGCTCTACAATCCTAAATATGAGAGAAAAGGAGAAATACATCGAAGATTTCGACTTTCCCTTCTGTGACGAGTCTTCAAAGTACGAAAAAGTCGCGAAAATCGGTCAAGGAACGTTCGGAGAAGTGTTCAAAGCTCGCGCGAGGAACAGCAACAAAAAATTCGTCGCTATGAAAAAAGTGCTCATGGACAATGAAAAAGAAGGTTTTCCTATCACAGCATTGCGAGAAATCAAGATCCTTCAGCTTCTAAAACACGAGAACGTAGTAAACTTGATAGAAATATGCCGTACGAAGGCGACATTGCATAATAAATACCGATCAACATTTTACTTAGTTTTCGACTTCTGTGAGCACGATTTAGCTGGTTTACTGTCCAATGTGAACGTGAAATTCAGTTTGGGTGAGATTAAGAAGGTTATGCAGCAGTTACTGAATGGTTtatactacatacatagtaaTAAGATCTTGCACAGAGACATGAAGGCAGCCAATGTATTGATCACCAAGAATGGCATCCTAAAACTGGCTGACTTCGGTCTAGCTAGAGCATTCAGCCTGGCGAAGTCCGGACAAGTCAATAAATACACAAACAGAGTGGTCACTCTGTGGTACAGACCTCCTGAACTACTTTTGg GTGATCGAAACTACGGTCCGCCAGTGGACATGTGGGGCGCAGGTTGTATCATGGCAGAAATGTGGACTCGGTCCCCAATCATGCAAGGCCCGACTGAACAGCAGCAGCTGATCCTCATCTCTCAACTCTGCGGCTCCTGCACCCCTGATGTGTGGCCAGGAGTTGAGAATCTAGACCTGTACAATAAGATGGAGCTTCCTAAAGGTCAGAAGCGGAAGGTTAAGGAACGGTTGAAGCCTTATGTTAAGGATCCTTACGGCTGTGATCTGCTGGATAAACTTTTGCAGTTGGATCCTGCGAAGAG ATACGATGCAGATACAGCCTTAAACCATGACTTCTTCTGGACTGACCCCATGCCGTGTGACCTCGCTAACATGTTAGCTCAGCACACGCAGAGCATGTTTGAGTACCTGGCTCCACCGCGCAGGCCTGGCCACCTCCGTCACCACCACCATGTAGCTGGGGCTCAGGCGAAGCCAACGCAGCCTGTCCAGGACTCTGGGTACCAAGACCGTGTGTTCTGA